The Carassius gibelio isolate Cgi1373 ecotype wild population from Czech Republic chromosome A19, carGib1.2-hapl.c, whole genome shotgun sequence genome segment actctaacaacaacattacacactaactaaagtttaaaacatggaatcacgaagaaggggacctttaagtacTTTTTGGTAAATTTTCACTCACATAAATATGCTTATAAACTGTAATgaagaaataatttaattaaaattttatttactgcAGTTACAAAAAGAAGTTCTAATTTTAAgtagtggtctcagacttttggatctCACTCTAAATATGTAAATTCACTCATTAGATTTACAGAAATTAGCCAGGCAcatagaatttattttatttgatgaaaagcaTTTGTATATCCATTGCAATATCTCACAGGTGCCGCATTCGGTCGATTAGTGGGTGAGATCATGGCTACTCTCTTTCCTCACGGTATCCTGTTTGATGGAATACTGTACCGCATCATCCCTGGAGGGTACGCTGTCATTGGTCAGTCATCCTTTCCTCCTCTTCCGATCCACCACTGTTACCTAATGTTTGCTCTTACTGTgctgatgatgtcacttcctgttcctgtccctTAATTTTCCGCTGCATGTGTCCATACTCTTTCCATTCATTATGTCACTCCTGTCATGACCCTGTCTTTTAGCACTCCATCTTTCTGTCCTGTTACTCTATTGGTCTAACTCTTTTTCTTAAGGTGCGGCGGCGCTGACAGGGGCTGTCACTCATACTGTTTCCACGGCGGTGATTTGCTTCGAGCTGACAGGTCAGATCTCTCACATCCTTCCCATGATGGTCGCCGTCATCCTGGCCAACATGGTAGCGCAGGGTCTGCAGCCATCGCTGTACGACTCCATCATCCAGGTCAAGAAGCTCCCCTATCTCCCCGAGCTGGGCTTCGGCCACATAAGGTGTGCAGACATCGCCGTGGCTCCACGTATGTGATAAAACAGCTTGGCTCAAAGCGCAGCCAGGTTCCCGCACCCTTGCATGCTGACAGCACCTCAAAGTCTTTGTGATTCATTAGCAGCGGGAGCTATTAGTAAATACACTTGTCAGCAAGCGCTGGCAACATGAAgctttggcacccttccagctaACACTGAGCCCCTCCACACACATTAGATTTGGGCTATTCATTACCTCTTTATCAAGGATGCACTCTGTGTCTTAATCTACccttttgtgttatgttgtagtGGTTTTGTTTCAGATCCAAGAGTTGAAACTGGACATCAGGTGGTGACCAAACACATCACCAAAATTGTACAGAAGCAATCGAAAATGTCCTTACACTCTGTGCCAAGTTCTTAACATTCTAACATTCATTCGTTGCATTTGCACTcatttgtgtgcccatgggcgtgctggtctaaaaaagaggtgtgtaggtaagctgaaaatagactgcgccatagaccaaatCAAACCCATTTTAAAgtctggtgcaatgttttttctttgttatttaaagagcgtttTAGTATATGCGGGTCTGCAACGCGAGTatacgctgcttattaaacacagggatgcacagcagcacacaaacatgcaaaatataaaaaattaaaggattgcaatgcataagaatttttttgtaggctaattatatatatatagtacagaccaaaagtttggatacaccttctcattcaaagagttttctttattttcatgaatatgaaaattgtagagtcacactgaagggatcaagggctatttgagcaagaaggagagtgatggggtgctgcaccagatgacctgacctccacagtcaccggacctgaacccaatggaGATGGTTTAGgtgtgagctggaccgcagacagaagacaaaagggccaacaagtgctaagcatctctcggggaactccttcaagactgttggaagaccatttcaggtgactacctcttgaagctcatcaagacaATGCCAAGAGtgagcaaagcagtaatcaaagcaaaatgtggctactttgaagaacatagaatatgacatattttcagttgtttcacactttttagttatgtatataattccatatattattccacatgtgttaattcatagttttgatgccttcagtgtgactctacaattttcatagtcatgaaaataaagacaactctttgaatgagaaggtgtgtccaaactgtATATAAATCTATTTTGCTGTTCTAACTATGCACATTTATACTATCAGTGCGTTTTATTTTCTTTGTCAGAACAGACTTGAGACCACCAGTCTAGAGTTATTAAACTTTTGAAACTGTCAGAAAGCCTTGAGTTTGTGGCCTTACTTCAGATTCTTTGTTTTCTTGCAGCCAGTATAACATCTTCGTGGAGGACATCATGGTGAGGAAAGTGAAGTTTTTATCTTCCCACTCAACATACAGACAAGGACTGCATTTGCTGGACTCGAACTCTTTAAAAACCTTCCCGCTGGTCGACTCAAAAGGTAATTTCACACAGACTGTCTAGACAATTCCCTGCATCTAATTGAACTTCTCATTATGACATTTTTCTAGTTGCATGCAGTCTACCAAGGTGAACTATAGGCCTATCTCAACAGTATTGATTTTGGAACAGAGtgtcagaaaacattttaattactcACATGTAACTGGCTTCTGAACTCACTTCATTTTCAACAGAATCTATGATTCTATTGGGCAGCATTGAGAGGTCTGAGCTTCTCGCCCTCTGTGATTGGTGGCTGTCAGCAGAGAGGCGGATCCTAACACAAGGACAGAGCTCACAAGGTCAAGTGCCTTGTGCCAAAATCAGCTGGGAATCCTTTGCCTTTGttgatgaggaggaagaggagaatgAAGATGATACGGTTTCTATCTTGAATGCCTATTGTGCTCATAAAAAGTAGTAAATAATTAGTGTTCAAAatgacaatttgtattttttctctgTGAATGTTTAGACGATACCAGTTCAAGAGGAAAGAAACGGTCCTGTGCCTCCATCCAAATCTTCTGAACCATCCACCAATCACACGTCTCCCGGTGAGAAACTCTCCAGCAGACATAACCAAGCCATCTTCTTTAAACCTCAGGCAAGCACATAAGTGATACTCATCATCCTCTAATCcgacttttttcttcttctccttctcttcTTGCCTAGATAAGGGTCCTTCCCAGTCTTTCGGGAGAATTTTACGTGACTTTTTTTCATCCTCTTCAAAACGACACACAGAAGGTCAGCCACAGGTACACTGTTTGTGTCTATAAGTCCCTTGTGAAACCCTGTGTGTGTCTGTTCCATCAAGTGAATTTGAGTGCACTAAATGAATTACTCTCAGCATGTATGAAATTTTAATGTAAGAGTGAATATATTGCTAATGGTGTGCATTAATattcatcagtggttttcaagGACATGTGCAGTTATTCCATTAAATGTGTCAATATGCAAATACTCTGAAATGTTAATGAGTTTGAATGCTTGGTACAAATGCACCATGTCATGTATAATTGAATTGCCTTGCCATTTTGCACCCTAGGAGCCTTATCCTCCACCTTTAACTGACACAATGACACCAGAACAGGTATTGCTGATACTCTAAAAAAGACAATTCCAATTAGACATTAAAGTATGACAATTTTATTAATGTAGATTCTGGATATTGTTAGTTGTTTAAAATTCCTGTGTAGTTTACAAATGCAGAAGAATTGCTCAAATCAAATAAGGCATCGTAGAATCAAAGCCTTACCTGATTATGATTGGGTCATATAGATCAAAGCCTGGGAGGAGACAGAGATGGACAAACCTCTAGAAATCAGTCAGATCAGAATAGACCCCTCCCCCTTCCAGCTGGTGGAGAGAACGTCACTACATAAGGTGAGCGACATGCCTTGCATGTCAAGGCACttctatagtgctttatacaataaagATTCACAGTAATAAACTGGAAAATAACAGTATGAATGTTGCAAAAAGCATcaattattaaattcaatttcatctgtaaagcagtactacagaagacaatagtgtcattattcagctcaagtcagttcagtgttgattcagatcggtttAAGCGTCAATTATGAAATACGTTCAATTCACCTACTGTATAATCAGCGCTAGAGAAGGCAacagtgattaatgcatgatatatatatcatatattagaTTCTTTTATTTATCCATATCAgataatattagattagattacatGGTAAATGTAATCTAGCAAAtctcaaaaaaaatataaatgtatatactttacATTATGTTACGATgccctaaattcacttgtaggtTTAAACCTATTAATTTCATTAGTTTTAGTATTTGAATTTAACAAAAtagtgtatattttaatatatgatatATTCTACTGTACATATTAACATTACcttcatataattaattaaaataattaattaaaaaatattttcaatcagTCAAAATTTGAATTAGTGTAAATCAGTAATTCATAAACTTTTTGTCAGCCAAACCACGTTCACCTAAAATAttgagattttaagttaatatttcaataattcaacaacACTTTTGCATGTTCACAGTTCACTGGTGTCTGTTAATAGTCACATGGCACACAGgtaaagaaaatatttcaaaatattaaataattttttttttattgttttattttgattggatTTTTATAgtccagttatttatttatttattttaatgttgcatttattaattattcactTTTCTTTAACTCACAAACTTCAGTTTTGGAAAACACTGAtgttagatatttaaaataatttagaatatcttcaatattttttttgaagGTCTGCAAAAATAcgttttttccccccagactcATACCCTGTTCTCTCTACTGGGCCTCAGTCATGCCTATGTAACCAATACTGGAAAACTAGTGGGAGTCGTGGCTCTGAAAGAGGtagcccatccatccatccatgcgtTGTTGCTGCTAGTAGAATCTAGATCCTTTTCTAGATTGTTTAactcttctttcttcttctgcaTCAGCTCCAAAAAGCCATTGAGGGCTCCACGCGCAGTGGTGTGCGCTTGCGCCCCCCTCTTGCCAGTTTCCGTGACACAATTCGTAAAGCTTCGAAGCCACCTCCAGCCTCCTCCCCTCCATCCTCTCCCGGCTCCACCAAAGCTCCTTCCTCACCTTTGTCTGATCCCGTGGTCCCTCACGCCCATTCCCCGAACCCAGCGCCCCCAGTGAAGGAAGAAAAGGAGGAGATGGAAGTGTGGATTGAAGGCGTGAATCGGGAAGTGATTGTACGGAATATCAGTAGCTCGACAACAGGAAGCAGTAGAGGCAGCAGCAGCAGTAACGGGACAGGAAGTAGTGACAGTGAGAAAGGAAGTCCTGATAGCAGCCCAAACCTGCCGCCCTCTTCTCCTCCACCCCCCATCCCTCTCTCCCCTCTGCAGCCCGTCCCGGAGAACAAGGAAGGTGAAGAAGAGGAGCCCCTTTAGAACAAGTAAAGTTTGTTATTCTTTCTGAAGTGTGATCGGTGtacttttttcacatttatttttatataacaatttcatgttttttttttattcatgcctATTTCAAAGGTTTAAAAAGAGTCACTCTACATTTGTTGTCCTCCTCCACTCTTCTGCTTCCTTTTCCCCTATACTCTTCcttaccaccccccccccccctt includes the following:
- the LOC127935087 gene encoding chloride channel protein 1-like codes for the protein MAADASQRKALRYQQTVLYGEYREHPGGSQRREATRLLMERQRKKHEHHHHPSHHGRSHSRSRQHSRHHRELDVSSTHDRHEEEQGHTSSFKKRRSYSKCRDCVARVQKFLISKLGEDWIFLVLLGITMALVSWTMDYASAKSLQAYKWFYGELRGNIPLQYLIWVFYPMVLILFASLFCHLVAPQAIGSGIPELKTILRGVVLKEYLTLKAFIAKVVGLTAGLGSGLPVGKEGPFVHIASICAAVLSKFMSFFSGVYQSPYCYTDILTVGCAVGVGCCFGTPLGGVLFSIEVTSTYFAVRNYWRGYFAATFSAFIFRVLSVFNKDAVTITALFRTNFRMDFPFDLQELPAFAIIGISCGFLGAFFVYLNRQVVLFMRRPNILTRFLTNHRLIFPAVVTLVITTLTFPPGFGQFMAGELMPRECINSLFDNFTWTKIWGSSLPPGLGRSAVWFHPDVSIFVILILFFIMKFWMSAVSTTMPIPSGAFMPVFVLGAAFGRLVGEIMATLFPHGILFDGILYRIIPGGYAVIGAAALTGAVTHTVSTAVICFELTGQISHILPMMVAVILANMVAQGLQPSLYDSIIQVKKLPYLPELGFGHISQYNIFVEDIMVRKVKFLSSHSTYRQGLHLLDSNSLKTFPLVDSKESMILLGSIERSELLALCDWWLSAERRILTQGQSSQGQVPCAKISWESFAFVDEEEEENEDDTTIPVQEERNGPVPPSKSSEPSTNHTSPDKGPSQSFGRILRDFFSSSSKRHTEGQPQEPYPPPLTDTMTPEQIKAWEETEMDKPLEISQIRIDPSPFQLVERTSLHKTHTLFSLLGLSHAYVTNTGKLVGVVALKELQKAIEGSTRSGVRLRPPLASFRDTIRKASKPPPASSPPSSPGSTKAPSSPLSDPVVPHAHSPNPAPPVKEEKEEMEVWIEGVNREVIVRNISSSTTGSSRGSSSSNGTGSSDSEKGSPDSSPNLPPSSPPPPIPLSPLQPVPENKEGEEEEPL